Proteins from one Sulfurovum sp. TSL1 genomic window:
- a CDS encoding gamma carbonic anhydrase family protein, with amino-acid sequence MILKFKEWTPKLGPNAWIAEGSSVIGRVTMGEDSAVWFGCVVRGDVHHITIGDRSNIQDLSMIHVTHHKKADMSDGHPTVIGNDVTVGHRVMLHGCTIEDACLIGMSATILDGAVIGKESIVGADSLVTKNKVFPPRSLIMGSPAKVVRELTDEEVAELYASAQRYVSFKNEYQ; translated from the coding sequence ATGATACTAAAATTTAAAGAGTGGACACCCAAGCTCGGACCTAATGCCTGGATAGCCGAAGGTTCTTCTGTGATCGGACGTGTAACCATGGGAGAAGATTCTGCTGTATGGTTCGGCTGTGTGGTACGCGGGGACGTACATCACATTACCATAGGAGACAGAAGCAATATCCAAGACCTCAGTATGATACATGTCACACACCATAAAAAAGCAGATATGTCAGATGGACATCCTACTGTGATAGGGAACGATGTTACCGTAGGTCACCGTGTCATGCTCCATGGATGTACGATAGAAGATGCCTGTCTCATAGGTATGTCCGCCACCATACTTGATGGTGCTGTCATAGGGAAAGAGTCCATAGTCGGAGCAGACAGCCTGGTCACAAAGAACAAGGTCTTCCCTCCTCGAAGTCTCATCATGGGGAGTCCTGCAAAAGTCGTACGTGAGCTAACAGACGAAGAAGTAGCAGAACTCTATGCCTCTGCTCAACGTTATGTCAGTTTTAAAAATGAGTATCAATAA
- a CDS encoding EI24 domain-containing protein, whose protein sequence is MKQIITKSLQDMFSKDVILFVIKIGSISLALTLLFAWNLWGLLTDIIASYLSWIPWEWLQTSGASVGTFMFTYMIFIIIVSLLTSLYSEKLLIALAKKRYPDIPVVGSANLTTSILLTLKASIVFLVLFILTLPLLFIPIFGQVWILYLWSVLLKEPTMYDVGALFIKEKKIRREKKKKTTVLAMMAALFNYIPLVNIFAPVCAQILFLHHTLGKETKV, encoded by the coding sequence ATGAAACAGATCATCACAAAAAGCCTGCAGGATATGTTCTCTAAAGATGTCATCCTCTTTGTTATCAAAATAGGATCCATCTCATTGGCTCTTACCCTGCTGTTCGCATGGAATTTGTGGGGTCTGTTAACAGACATCATTGCTTCCTATCTCTCATGGATCCCATGGGAATGGCTGCAGACATCGGGAGCATCTGTAGGAACCTTTATGTTTACCTATATGATTTTTATCATCATCGTCTCCCTGCTTACTTCACTTTACAGTGAGAAGTTACTTATAGCCTTGGCCAAGAAACGTTACCCTGATATTCCTGTGGTCGGCAGTGCAAATCTTACGACTTCCATTCTCTTGACACTGAAAGCCAGTATCGTTTTTCTAGTGCTTTTCATCCTCACGCTTCCCTTGCTTTTTATACCCATATTCGGTCAGGTATGGATACTCTACCTGTGGTCTGTCTTACTGAAGGAACCTACGATGTATGATGTAGGGGCACTCTTTATCAAAGAGAAAAAAATACGCAGAGAAAAAAAGAAAAAAACAACAGTGTTGGCTATGATGGCAGCACTTTTCAACTATATACCCTTGGTCAATATCTTTGCCCCTGTATGTGCACAGATACTCTTTTTGCATCACACCCTGGGGAAAGAAACTAAAGTTTAA
- a CDS encoding 3'-5' exonuclease, translated as MQKVFEELTTAFRKHGGILHEEQYRHIVTKYTTLLEDAETIFILLQASGYPITQLNDAHYRLETCFTSHKEQRYCVIDIETNGSKPGTSQVIEIGAVMVQNGEIIDRFETFVECAFLPEYITKITGIEPTDLIGAPTRKEALTALRHFMGDAVFVAHNANFDYSFLNASFDRFGLGHIGNPKLCTIDLARRTFESERYGLAYLIDFLEIETATHHRAFSDALCAAKVMEKSLETVPRYVKSADELLCFSVSSKKERRVKKEKER; from the coding sequence ATGCAAAAAGTCTTTGAAGAACTTACTACAGCCTTTCGTAAACATGGAGGGATATTGCATGAAGAACAATACAGACATATCGTTACAAAGTATACAACCCTACTGGAAGATGCTGAAACGATCTTCATCCTTCTTCAGGCCTCAGGCTATCCTATCACCCAATTGAACGATGCACACTATAGACTTGAGACATGTTTTACTTCACATAAAGAACAGCGTTATTGTGTCATAGATATAGAAACCAACGGAAGTAAGCCGGGTACGTCACAGGTCATCGAGATCGGTGCAGTGATGGTGCAGAACGGGGAAATCATAGACCGTTTTGAAACTTTTGTCGAGTGTGCGTTCTTACCGGAATACATTACGAAGATCACAGGTATAGAACCAACGGACCTCATAGGTGCACCTACAAGAAAAGAAGCATTGACGGCATTGCGCCATTTCATGGGGGATGCGGTGTTTGTCGCACATAATGCAAATTTCGATTATAGTTTTTTGAATGCCTCTTTTGACAGATTTGGACTGGGGCATATAGGTAACCCTAAACTCTGTACGATCGATCTTGCAAGACGTACCTTTGAGAGTGAACGGTATGGGCTTGCCTATCTTATAGATTTTTTAGAGATAGAAACAGCTACGCATCATCGTGCTTTTAGCGATGCTTTGTGTGCTGCAAAGGTAATGGAAAAAAGTCTGGAAACAGTGCCGAGGTATGTAAAGAGCGCGGATGAACTGTTATGTTTTTCCGTCTCCAGCAAGAAGGAACGAAGGGTCAAAAAAGAAAAAGAGCGTTAA
- a CDS encoding phosphoribosylanthranilate isomerase, whose protein sequence is MRVKICGITNLKDALHAVECGADALGFVFYNKSPRYITPAAAKRIIDQLPPFVERVGLFVNEGVETIDTVCRYSDISRAQIHFDVDEESLAAIGLQTLPVVRAKGPEDLTKFQDRYRLVDAYSEVYGGAGERLNLEWFKGIDCSKIILAGGLTPENLEQVKPFGFYGVDVSSGVESIKGKKDPKKVQQFIANAKSL, encoded by the coding sequence ATGCGTGTAAAAATTTGTGGCATTACCAACTTGAAAGATGCTTTACATGCCGTAGAGTGTGGGGCAGATGCATTGGGATTTGTTTTTTATAATAAATCACCACGCTATATCACACCGGCAGCAGCGAAAAGGATCATCGATCAACTTCCCCCTTTTGTAGAAAGAGTAGGGCTCTTTGTCAATGAAGGGGTAGAGACGATAGATACGGTGTGCAGATACTCTGATATTTCACGGGCACAGATCCATTTTGATGTGGATGAAGAGTCTTTGGCTGCCATCGGCTTACAGACTTTGCCTGTGGTACGGGCAAAAGGTCCGGAAGATCTAACAAAATTTCAAGACAGGTATCGTTTAGTAGATGCATACAGTGAAGTCTATGGCGGTGCGGGAGAACGTTTGAATCTTGAATGGTTCAAAGGCATAGACTGTTCTAAGATCATTTTGGCAGGAGGCCTAACCCCCGAGAATCTTGAACAAGTCAAACCGTTTGGTTTTTATGGCGTGGATGTAAGTTCCGGTGTAGAATCCATCAAGGGGAAAAAAGACCCTAAAAAAGTGCAACAATTTATAGCCAATGCAAAAAGTCTTTGA
- the rpe gene encoding ribulose-phosphate 3-epimerase, translating to MLVAPSILSADFGHLARDVAAICEGGCDLVHVDVMDGHFVPNLTIGPVVVEAVAQAATKPLDIHLMVENNTFFVDLFAPLKPEFISFHIEEEKHPHRLIQKIRALGIRPAITLNPHTPIEAIEFLIEDVDMVLLMSVNPGYGGQKFIPSVIEKAQRLKALIEKKNPKCLIEVDGGVNDQNVKELEAAGVDIVVAGSFVYKHPEGIEKAIAALK from the coding sequence ATGTTAGTAGCCCCAAGTATACTTTCTGCTGATTTTGGACATTTGGCGCGTGATGTGGCAGCCATTTGTGAGGGTGGTTGTGACCTTGTGCATGTCGACGTGATGGATGGCCATTTTGTACCAAACCTTACCATAGGACCTGTGGTTGTGGAAGCGGTAGCCCAAGCAGCAACCAAACCTTTGGATATACACCTGATGGTAGAGAACAACACATTTTTTGTTGACCTTTTTGCCCCTTTGAAACCGGAGTTCATATCGTTTCATATCGAGGAGGAGAAACATCCTCACAGACTCATACAAAAAATCCGTGCATTGGGCATACGTCCTGCAATCACACTGAACCCGCATACACCGATTGAAGCGATAGAGTTTTTGATTGAAGATGTCGATATGGTGCTTCTCATGAGTGTGAATCCGGGTTATGGCGGACAGAAATTTATTCCTTCGGTTATAGAAAAAGCACAGCGCTTAAAAGCATTGATAGAGAAGAAAAATCCAAAATGTCTGATAGAAGTAGATGGTGGGGTGAATGATCAGAATGTCAAAGAGTTGGAGGCAGCTGGTGTCGATATTGTTGTGGCCGGCTCGTTTGTCTATAAACACCCAGAGGGTATAGAAAAAGCCATTGCTGCATTAAAATAA
- the rpmB gene encoding 50S ribosomal protein L28: MARRCDITGKGPLTGNNVSHANNKTKRRQLPNLRSVKITLEDGTTKRVKVAASTLRTMKKHAAQAATAE, from the coding sequence ATGGCAAGAAGATGTGACATTACGGGCAAAGGCCCATTAACAGGAAACAATGTTTCTCACGCAAACAACAAAACAAAAAGAAGACAACTTCCAAACTTGAGATCTGTAAAGATCACACTTGAAGATGGAACAACTAAAAGAGTTAAAGTAGCTGCTTCTACACTTAGAACTATGAAGAAACATGCTGCTCAAGCTGCCACAGCTGAGTAA